The Pan troglodytes isolate AG18354 chromosome 15, NHGRI_mPanTro3-v2.0_pri, whole genome shotgun sequence genomic sequence atatcaaatataataTTGGGAAATATCATATTGAACTCTACGTTTTGGTGTGGGAGAATTTATTACTGAGACATTGGAAAATACACTATTGCATTCTTTCTTCTGGATTGTTTAATGTGGTTTAGTTTGTGAGAATTTGGTCTCATTCTCTACTCTTGCAGTGGCTGAGAGTTATGTTGAGAGGATACTAAGGAACTGTTAGAAAGTTAGTATTTTACCTTAAACTGTGTTTGATCATACAGTATGgctatataaaagagaaaaaacaagaagaaaagaaaaaagttaccgAAGCCTAAACATTATAATAAATTCTAATTGTGACAGCTTCCCTAGTGGGAGAAAGACACTTTCAAACCTCACTCGGAGTTCTTGGGCTTCTGAGCATTCTTTTCAGGGCCAGCTTCACCTCTTGGTTCCGCAGAGTGTAGATAAGGGGGTTGAGGAAAGGAGTGATGGCCGTGGGGAATAGGGCAGCTGCCCCATCCAGGGGGCTGTTGGTTTCAGGCCTCAGGTAGACGAAGGCACAGGGCACATAGTACACGGTGACCACGGTTACATGGGCTCCACAAGTTGAAAAAGCCCGGCGCCGCCCATCAGCTGTGTGGATTCTCAGGATGGCCTGAATGATCTGTATGTAGGAGAGGAGGATCAGGGAGAAGCAACTGGCAACCACCACCCCAATGTCTACAAATGTCACCAGCTCGTTGACTGTTGTGTCAGCACAGGCCAGTCTCAACACTGCAGGGATGTCACAGAAGACGTAATCCACCTGATTGGGCCCACAGTAGGGCAGGCGGAAGGTTAGGATGGCCTGGAGAGCCCCATGGATGGATCCTGCCATCCAGGCTCCAGCCACAAGCAAGGCACTCAGCTTAGCAGTCATGAGCACAGGGTAGCGCAGGGGCTGACATATTGCCAGGTACCTGTCATAGGCCATTAGGGTGTAGAGGAAGCACTGGGTGCTGCCCAGGAAGTGATAGAAATAGAGTTGAGCAACACAGCCACCAAATGGGATGGGTTTGACACCTAAAGTGAAGTTCATCATGAGGCGAGGGACAATGATGGAGGAGATGCCCATATCAATGACTGAGAGAACACCAAGAAAGATGTACATGGGGCGGGCATGGAGCCTTGGGTCTGCCCAGACAGTGATTAAAATAAGCAGGTTTCCCAGCTGAGTCAGGATGTAGATtagcaaaaagaacacaaaaaagaGTGTCCTTAGCCTGAGTGGATAAGGAATTCCTGTCAGGATAAACGCAGTCAACAGTGTGCTGTTGATTCTTTCCATATCCCAGAGAATCTTACCTAGAGAATGGACAAAACAAGAGTTAACATAGAGGTGAGAGGAAAGTGAGGGGGAACTAGAAAGAGATTGTAAAAACTAGGGGCAGTGGCAGAGAAGTTTCTTTCTTACGTGGAAAGATGACAAGTAGGGAGAAACAATGTTCTCTGGCAGGTGTTTTGTAAACAAGatcttattggaacacagccttgCTCATTTACTTACATATTGTCCGTAACTGTTTTGGAGCTACTATGACAGAGATGAGTGGTTGCATTTAGCTTgcaaaatataaactatttaCTCCCTGgacatttatagaaaaagtttgcacCGAGGGTTTTGTACTTAGAGCACTTTTTCCAATAACCTTTGGAAAATAATCATTGACTGTGGTGTTAGTGAATCCAGGCCAGGATTTCCTGGAAACATGACATATGTGAGAAAGGGTATTTGTTTCATTAGGTGCTCTGCCCGCTCAGAATCTTCCAGAGGCCACTGGCTCACTCTTATCTCTGCCAGGACATAAACTTACATAGAGTGGGGAATATGCAGAAAGGAAATGCAGAAACCCATTTCCCtataaagaatgaaatagaattttgAATAAGTGGCTGATTTTTATGTGTGACAGTGCTTGATGCTGTACAGATCTACTTTCCAAGTTCTTTACCATTAAAAGGAAGAGAATGACCATGAAGCTGTAAGTACGTAAATAAAGTGAGGACTATCGCCACTATGCACTGTGGTTGGTACTTGGTGCTATATAATTCAGTTGCTTTGCATGTGATCATTTAGCCTTAAGACATGgtaaagagaggagagaaagaagaaatgagggCTGGCTCTAGTGAGAAGTCAGAGATTTAAGGAAAATTAAAGGATGATTGGAGAGAATGAGAGGATTGCTAGACCAGAACAAACCACTCTCAGTGTGGAAGAATTATTTTAAGTTCTTAGTCCAACTCCTTGattcacgttttttttttttttttttgagacagagttctctctgtcacacagcctggagtgcaatagcatgatctcagctcactgaaacctctgcctctcaggtttaagcaattctcatgcctcagtgtccgggtagctgggattacaggcatatgctaccatgcctggttaatttttgtatttttagtagagacggggtttcaccatgttggccaggctgatcttgaactcctggcctcaagtgatctgccttccttggtctcccaaagtgttgggattacaggcatgagtcaccacacccagcttactTGGCATTTTTTAACCTAAAGAAAAGGGTTGGCGGGTGGgctcggtggcttatgcctgtaatcctagcactttgagaggccgaggagggtggatcacctgaggtcaggagttcaagactagcctgaacaacatggtgaaaccctgcctctgctaaaaatacaaaaattagccaggcatggtggtgggcacctataatcccagctactcgggaggctgaggcaggagaatcacttgaacccaggggtggaggtgagctgagattgcaccacttcactccagcctgggcaaaagagtgaaactccaactcaaaaaaaaaaaaaaaaaaaaaaaaagaccaggtgtggtggctcacgcctgtaatcccagcactttgggaagccgaggcagatggatcacaaggtcaggaattcgagaccagtctggccaatatggtgaaaccccatctctactaaaaatacaaaaattagccaggtgtggtggtgggtgcctgtactcccagctacttgggaggctgaggcaggagaattgcttgaacccgagaggcagaggctgcaatgagcagagattgcactgctgtactccagcctgggtgacagagtgagactccctctcaaacaaacaaacaaacaaacaaaaaaaaaaaaaaaaaggaaaagggttGGAATAATGAGCTTTTAAAATTCCTTCTAGTCATA encodes the following:
- the OR10G3 gene encoding olfactory receptor 10G3, with product MLTPSGKILWDMERINSTLLTAFILTGIPYPLRLRTLFFVFFLLIYILTQLGNLLILITVWADPRLHARPMYIFLGVLSVIDMGISSIIVPRLMMNFTLGVKPIPFGGCVAQLYFYHFLGSTQCFLYTLMAYDRYLAICQPLRYPVLMTAKLSALLVAGAWMAGSIHGALQAILTFRLPYCGPNQVDYVFCDIPAVLRLACADTTVNELVTFVDIGVVVASCFSLILLSYIQIIQAILRIHTADGRRRAFSTCGAHVTVVTVYYVPCAFVYLRPETNSPLDGAAALFPTAITPFLNPLIYTLRNQEVKLALKRMLRSPRTPSEV